The Desulfosporosinus acidiphilus SJ4 genome has a window encoding:
- a CDS encoding HNH endonuclease — protein sequence MEHLEYASIEREFYNQKSIKKRIEALFLNNIGKIITNNQLVEVAKDPITGKEPENWHQRLSELRTDDGYTILSQRDRNDLKLGEYLMLSTEKRAKINKRVYPSKECWKKVLQRANNSCEWSEGGQICGLKDGDVDPIGGGKVKLTADHLQPHSFGQKVDINNPDDWQALCGRHQVVKKNFWDSKTGKLNIKAILQAIPTEEKENAYEFLRDFFNK from the coding sequence GTGGAACATTTGGAATATGCTTCAATCGAAAGAGAATTTTATAATCAAAAGTCGATCAAGAAAAGAATAGAAGCCTTGTTTTTGAATAACATAGGGAAAATTATTACAAATAATCAATTAGTAGAGGTTGCAAAAGATCCGATAACAGGAAAGGAACCCGAGAATTGGCATCAACGATTATCTGAATTACGAACTGATGACGGTTATACTATATTAAGTCAAAGAGATAGAAATGATTTAAAGCTTGGGGAATATTTAATGTTATCGACCGAGAAAAGAGCAAAGATAAATAAAAGAGTCTACCCCTCAAAGGAGTGCTGGAAGAAGGTTTTACAAAGAGCAAATAATAGTTGTGAATGGTCAGAAGGTGGACAAATATGTGGCTTAAAAGATGGTGATGTAGATCCTATTGGTGGTGGAAAAGTTAAGCTAACGGCTGATCATCTACAACCGCATTCTTTTGGACAAAAGGTAGATATCAATAATCCCGATGATTGGCAAGCACTTTGTGGTCGACACCAAGTAGTTAAGAAGAATTTTTGGGATAGTAAGACTGGTAAGCTAAATATTAAGGCTATTCTTCAGGCAATCCCAACAGAAGAAAAAGAAAATGCATATGAATTTTTAAGAGACTTTTTCAACAAATAA
- a CDS encoding DNA methyltransferase: MKPIDFPISHIIEPDTWPKRYDVHKYWGKKPSNVISEYINYFTNENDTVLDVFSGFGVTVIEAVINNRVGIGVDINPISKYICESMLNHIDLQEFKNEYKKMEIALNNEMKWLYSTTCPNCNEASKIVSTVWENAKPVEIKYLCEHCKGKGIKPVDNSDLITIEEINNTRIKYWYPNDEIFKGWETKKLERAGIVNFSDIYTKRNLHALSAIFHYIANIENESIREAFVVVFTSMIAQASKMIANYKGNSGGPSWKINTYWLPQNWQELNAWHYFENRYKKMLKGKLETNELVGDKKNYNFILKSSCNLTNVIKDNSIDYIFTDPPYGGEGIQYLELSYIWNSWLRYFGERIDWENEVVFNPYREGNFDEKHYETKLTEVFKEAYRVLKDGAWMTVTFANKDLKIWNSIIRAFKNSGFRLVNIIPMEASAPNITQMLLKETPKTDLIINVRKTSEPTEKINMDFDIAHKIEEIADNCINVNNKVSLSMLFDNLLIKWFSIKYSHENNDEQLIEFDKKMIENYMNSNEKYILYNCNETNELRKKADLEWTLNK; encoded by the coding sequence TTGAAACCTATTGACTTTCCTATAAGTCATATAATTGAGCCAGATACTTGGCCCAAAAGATATGATGTACATAAATATTGGGGTAAGAAGCCCTCAAACGTAATTTCTGAATATATTAACTACTTTACAAATGAAAATGATACTGTTTTAGATGTATTTTCCGGATTTGGAGTTACGGTTATAGAAGCTGTGATTAATAATAGAGTCGGCATTGGCGTTGATATTAATCCAATATCGAAATATATCTGTGAATCAATGCTTAATCACATTGATTTACAGGAATTTAAAAATGAATATAAAAAGATGGAGATAGCTCTAAATAATGAGATGAAATGGTTGTATAGCACCACTTGCCCGAATTGTAATGAAGCCAGTAAAATAGTTTCAACTGTATGGGAAAATGCTAAACCAGTTGAAATAAAATATTTATGCGAACATTGTAAAGGTAAAGGTATAAAACCCGTGGATAATTCAGATCTAATCACGATTGAGGAAATCAATAATACTAGAATAAAATACTGGTATCCGAATGACGAGATCTTTAAAGGCTGGGAAACAAAAAAGCTTGAGAGAGCGGGTATAGTGAATTTTAGTGATATATATACCAAAAGAAATCTTCATGCTTTGAGTGCCATATTCCATTATATTGCTAACATTGAGAATGAATCAATTAGAGAGGCATTTGTTGTTGTATTTACTTCAATGATAGCTCAGGCATCAAAAATGATTGCTAACTATAAAGGAAACTCAGGAGGGCCATCATGGAAAATTAATACTTACTGGTTACCACAGAATTGGCAGGAATTAAATGCTTGGCACTACTTTGAGAATCGATATAAGAAAATGCTGAAAGGAAAACTTGAAACAAATGAGTTAGTCGGAGATAAAAAAAATTATAACTTCATCTTAAAATCATCGTGTAACCTTACAAATGTGATTAAGGATAATTCAATAGACTACATTTTTACTGACCCTCCTTACGGTGGTGAGGGAATTCAATACTTAGAGCTTAGTTATATATGGAATTCCTGGTTAAGATATTTTGGGGAGAGGATTGACTGGGAAAATGAGGTTGTCTTTAATCCATATCGAGAAGGTAATTTTGATGAAAAACATTATGAGACAAAGCTTACAGAAGTATTTAAGGAAGCATATAGAGTTCTAAAAGATGGGGCCTGGATGACAGTAACTTTCGCTAACAAAGATTTGAAGATCTGGAATTCAATAATAAGGGCTTTTAAAAATTCAGGGTTTAGACTTGTTAATATCATTCCTATGGAAGCTTCTGCCCCGAATATAACACAAATGTTACTAAAGGAAACACCGAAGACAGATTTAATAATTAACGTAAGGAAGACTAGTGAACCTACAGAAAAAATAAACATGGATTTTGATATTGCTCATAAAATAGAAGAAATAGCAGATAATTGCATTAACGTGAATAATAAAGTGAGTTTAAGTATGCTTTTTGATAACTTGCTAATAAAGTGGTTTAGTATCAAATACTCTCATGAAAACAATGATGAGCAATTAATTGAATTTGATAAGAAAATGATAGAAAATTATATGAATTCTAACGAGAAATATATACTTTACAATTGCAATGAAACGAATGAGTTAAGAAAAAAAGCTGACCTAGAATGGACGTTAAATAAATAA